A window of Fusarium falciforme chromosome 1, complete sequence genomic DNA:
TTTTTACGCCTAATtcaagttaaaataatataagagcaAGCGGCCTTTTATATTTCCCTACTAGACatgccttattaagtataccGCGCTCTACTTGCGTGTGACGATTGTATAAGTTCCCAAGGGagaaaccggtcgtgctgggtttatattggcATAGGGGATAGTTGCGTGGGTCTTAGATACTATGTATCACGtatagtaatatgcttaagggtattaagtataactaagttgtattgatagctgaggtagctatTACATAAGAAAGTGCAATAAGTgtgttttatatacttatggTCGAGTTATTAAGACCGATGCTTTTATCATTTGGTCCAGGGTAGGACTGATGTTTTCGAAACTCGGTCCTGAGCTTAGTCAGGGTGTTTCTGCCGTGTTTCTCTGCCCGGTCCATGTCATAACAATGACAGCTAAGTAtctacttatattttaattaagcaAGGCATAATATAAGCTTCAGCAGAAGATAGAtatctaagactaatagctttaagatatagATAGCAGGTAATTCTAGTTTAAGGCTCTTAGTTTAAGTATACCCCTAGTACCGCCTAGCTCGTTGTGGGAAATAAGGCCAAGGTGTAAGTTTTTCGCCCGCAACGAATTCAGCCAAGCTAATTTTTTCCAAAAAGATACCACTCAAAGACAGTCTCGAACACTTCCTTTGCCCCGTTCTCTATCACATCGCCGTGGCAAGGGACGATACGGTCAAAGTCCCACGCATGGATTCTTCCTAGCGACTGGCGAAATTTGGATCGGTCGCTGGCACCCAGCACGTACCATCCCAGTCTCTTCTGCCATGTCGCTGGGGCTTCTGCCGAGAACACACGACCGACAAGACCATTGAAAAAGCCAGACGTGGGCGAGTCCTCTGACTTGGAGAATTGCTCCTTCGCTGGCACGTTAAAAAGCAGGTCTGCTTCGATAAGAGTATATGTCGGCTTGTGCAACAGAACAATGTCATGCGAAGCGATTGCCTCAACGTACTCAACGAAGAACTCGTCGTCGAACTCTTGGGAGACGGTGGGCTCGCTTGTAGAGCTGGCGATGACAACATCGAACTGGGTATCGCGTAGAgcgggcttcttctcacACTTCTCTGGCAGCCCTTGCGGAACAATCAGGGAGGCATTGGGGAATTCCGCCTTCCAAGCGGCGACGTGGAGATAATGCTCTAGGTTGGGGGCAACGATGTACTTGACGTCACCGCCGGCGGATGAGATTGCTTCGCGTGAAGTTGCTGTCAGTGCCACTGGAGAAACGACTACAAGAGCCCCGGATCGGAGGCGAACTGGAGTTGCATCAGCATTGTTTCTTCACTGTTACGTGAAGTCGGTAGACTTACCGACAGTCGTGCGTCCACCTGTCTTTAATACGCCGAACTGCGCAAAAGgaatggagatggtggtAATTTCGGGTGTAACTTGGCGGACCACAGCCGAGTCGTCATCTTGGTTCATTTGCTTGACTTCGTAATTGGATCCTGTCGGTGTCATTTCGTTTTAAGGCGGGGAAAGTGAGTTGTTGGAAAATGAATTTGGTGACAGGGCAAAGGCTCGAAGATGACGTTGAGGTTACCAAAGACCCAACCTGTATTTATACGTTTTCATGTGTGATTCCATCCACATAATAGTCCTAGTATACTAGATTCCACATCACGGGCAGTGCTGAACACGCAATCTCACGGACTGTCGCGCATGCCGGACACAGCCACCTCGCTGAGGCTGTGCATGCCGCAAACCGCTAGCTCCGCCAAGAGGCATCGGACCCCGGATCATTTCATATGGCGATATTGGGGCCAGGGATGACGGGGTGTTCAGAGAACAAAAGTTTTTCTGAACAAGATAAAAATGATGTTAGATATAGAGCGCGATAGCTGTAGCCGAATGAACCACTGGAAAGGCTGCTCCGTACACTGCACTAATTATGGCCACGTAAACATCTCGGGGGATAAACGATGTGACCCAAGATGGTGGTTCGAATATATGGAGTGAGGAGAGGTGCCAGAAAAATCCGGTTGCCACACCCCAGGCGAGGATCCACAGAGGGACAAGATACGGCTTCACTGCTGACCGGAAGGCCCTAGGTAGCTTTCCCGAAGCTTCGGTCATCCTTTGAAGCCACGGCCATGTCGTTGGAGATCGGGATTCCACGGCTGCCACAGAAATCGGCTTGGTGTTTGACTCGTCGCCCCATTGGTAAGGGACTGCCTCGTGGCTAGTCATAACAAAAGGAGACCGAGTTTCCAAGATGCACTGGATCTCATCAGAAAAGGTACCGGGAAGAAGATGTATGATGCGCTATTCGGAAGCTGCGATAGGCTGGTAACGGTGTCTGCAGATATCATCTTGGATAGTAGTCTGATGCGGCATTCCATTGGTCCTTTAGCGTCGACGACGGGGAACAATAAAGAGTCAAGTCAGCCCTCCAAGCTTTCAGTATAGTTTTTTCTTCCGCGGGTTTTTCCATTTTGTGATGGTGGCCGTGGCTGTGCTGCAGCTTTTCTAAACTCGAACCAGGTTATGGC
This region includes:
- a CDS encoding Nuclear protein qri2/nse4; this encodes MTPTGSNYEVKQMNQDDDSAVVRQVTPEITTISIPFAQFGVLKTGGRTTVVRLRSGALVVVSPVALTATSREAISSAGGDVKYIVAPNLEHYLHVAAWKAEFPNASLIVPQGLPEKCEKKPALRDTQFDVVIASSTSEPTVSQEFDDEFFVEYVEAIASHDIVLLHKPTYTLIEADLLFNVPAKEQFSKSEDSPTSGFFNGLVGRVFSAEAPATWQKRLGWYVLGASDRSKFRQSLGRIHAWDFDRIVPCHGDVIENGAKEVFETVFEWYLFGKN